The segment cccctagatccatcatccaccatatatggggtgaataTAGGATCTTGacatgatgtataacatacaattacaataaaataagaataagaaaaggtgaagatgaaataataaaactagaacaaggttatgaatcaagtcgtaagaaaggataaggaggttcataccaatacgaatcaaggctggaaatgaacaagaattaagatCCAAACaaccccttggctgctcttgatcccaaagagagagagagagagagagagagagggatgatttttgagagagagggagggtttagagtgttttccttgtgtgtgttccaaatgattcaatttacacattaagtactattaactagatggactttgcaaataggcccatagcccatggacttcaataaaaggagtttacaagatgatcaaaagagtccaataacataagaaatcagacattggttaaataaattaacccaaggttacaaggataattaaattaaaataacaaaaTGTACCGAGAAAacacggggcgttacaactctcccccactaagaacggacttcgtcctcgaagtcaacacctagaaacagatccggataatgagtccgcatctcgcattccggttcccaagtccattccgaacccttcctatgttgccactgcaccttaaccaggtttatagtcttgttgcggagagctttcgtctttcgttctaaaatagcgattggtttctcaacataattgagacgctcgtcaatttgtatgtcctccagtggtatcacagcggtctcatcaacaacgcattttcgtaactgagacacgtggaatgtattatgaattagactaagctcgtcaggaagctctaaacggtaagccaccttccccacacgagctatgaccttgtagggtccaacgaatcggggtccgagctttccctgcttccgaaatcgaatcacacctttccagggggaaactttaagcaacacataatctcccacctggaactcaataTTGGAGCGTCTTTTGTCGGCCTAACTTTTCTGACGACTACTCGCTGTGACCAAATGATCCCGAATCACTTGGATTTTCTTCGTAGTCTGTAGCACGATATCGGTACTCCCAAGTACCCTCTGCCCAGCCTCGCCTCAAAAAACgggcgtcctgcacttcctcccgtacaaggcttcatacggaggcattttaatgctcgagtgatagctgttgttataagaaaactcagctagatgtagatggtcatcccaactacccccaaaatcaatcgcacacgccctaagcatgtcctccaaggtctgaatcgtccgctcactctgcccgtctgtctgcggatggaaggcggtagtaaaatgtaatcgtgtgcccaattcctcttgaaacttcctccagaaccgAGAGGTAAATCGGGTGTCTCGATCGAAGACGATAGAAATGGGCACCCCATGTAATGAGACAATCTCCCGAACAAAGATCTCGGCTAATTTCTCCGCCGATGAGCTATCCTttatagccagaaagtgagcactcttagtcaaacgatcaacaatcacccatatcgtatctgatcctcgggcagttctaggaagttttgtaatgaagtccatggttagatgctcccatttccattcaggaatctccaatggttgcaacttcccatgcggtttctggtgttccgccttgaccttccgacaggtcatacattcttccacaaatcgagccacatcattcttcattccatgccaccagtaagcctcatgaaggtcccgatacattttagtagcaccaggatggatagaaaattttgacttatgagactcatccattagggttttccgatttcccccggtatatggaacccaaaccctaccgtagcgagtcagcaaaccccgcccgtctcgttccatcttaggcaactctttcccaatcttcTCACGCCTGATGTTTTCCTCCAGTATTGCCGTCTTTTGGGCGTTCTGGATTAGATCTAACAAAGACGACACCATCGTGATCCGGAGACACTTAGCTCGAATCGGTTCGGCAGATTGtttacgactgagagcatcagctaccacattagctttaccggggtggtagtgaatttcacaatcataatcttttaccacatccaaccatcggatctgcctcatattcaaatcccgctgctcgaacaaatattttagactcttatggtcagtgtatatgataaacttcactccatagagatagtgtctccaaatcttaaaagcgaaaacaacagccccaagctccaaatcatgagtggggtagtttcgttcgtggggtttcagctgtcgggaggcataggctatcaccctatctcgttgcattaacacggcaccaagaccttgaagcgatgcatcacagtaaaccaccataTCCTCAACCCCATCAGGTAAGGCCAAAATCGGAGCATCACAAAATCGTTTCCTTAGCTCATCAAACGCCagctgctgctccgggccccaaacgAAATTCATTGATTTTTTGGTCAATCGGGTGAGTGgtaaggcgattttagagaaattttcaatgaacctccggtaataaccggctaaacccaagaaactgcgaatttcagAAGGTGTTTTTGGAATCTTCCATTATTTAACCGCATTAACCttggcttgatcgaccttaataccGTTTTCTCAATGTCAGAGGGTGAGTACGGAATGCTGTtttctcaatgtcttcttcacgaacccgcatctgatggtaaccgtaacgtaaatcaatcttggaaaaccaagatgctccgtgaagctgatcgaaaagatcgtcaatacgtggcaatgggtacctattctttatcgtgcgcttgtttagctccctataatcaatacacattcgctgggatccatctttcttcttcacaaagagaataggagcaccccaaggcgagcagcttggccgtataaaccctttatcacttagttcttgaagttgatcttggagctctttcatttcaggtggtgccaagcggtaaggagatttcgctaccggagtcgcacctggcaccaaatcaatgcgaaactccacttgccgaaCAGGTGGCAAGCCAGGGAGTTCCTACGGAAAGACATCGTTGAAGTCGGAAACGATAGGAATGTCGTCTAGTGCTATAGCAAAAGAGCAAGAAGCCATAGCCAGGCGGGGAATGTCCCCCTGAATAATAAGTTCTCCACCTCTAGGGTTTCGAACACGAACTTGCTTCTTACGAAAGTGGATTTCCGCATCAAACGCatcaagccaatccatgcctacgataacgCAGAGCTCTCGCATCGCAATAGGGATAAGATCAATAGGGAATTCAACTCCAGAAAACTCGAGAGTGCAACCCCGATAGACATCGGTGACATAAATAGTGCGATTGTCGACAACATCGACAACCATTGGGTGAGCCAATTTTCCGATACTACGCCCCAAACGATTAATAAACGTGTGAGATACAAAAGAATGGGTAGCACcgctatcaaacataacaacatcgGGCTTGGAATCTAGCAAATAAGTGTCTGCCACTGTCGTTGTAATCACCGGCTCCTCCACAGTCATCTGGTGAGCACGACCTCGTGTCACCATAATGGTTCCCTTAGAGGATGATGCAATTGCAGGATTTGTACCCCTGTCTCCTTTACCAGTCTTCAACTTCGGGCATTCAGGCTTCTTGTGTCCCGTCTCGTTGCAGTGATAGCAGACGGGAATTGCAGAAGTAATATGAGGTACTGCACTCGCAGGGGGATCCCTACAATTCTTCCAATGATGCCCTGGCTTTTTGCAGTTGTAGCATATCAACATATTTTTCTCGCCCTGAAGACGTCCTATACTCATACCTTGACTTACTACCCTGCTTTTGCGTTTTCTGGGCATCTCTGGATGTCTTGGAAGAGGTGTCATTGGCCTTCCTCTTGGACTGGGTCTGCAACTCAATTTCCCTCCTCCTCGCTACATTCATGATCGCAGATAAATTCGAGAACTTCTGCATGCTAACAAATTCTCGAATCTCGATACGCAGGATGGTCGTGTACCGGCTGACTAACCAGGCCTCGTTCCCAGCAAACGAGGGGCAAAAAGATAGCATCTCCAAGAACTTGGCGTTCAGGTCACTAACGGATTCGGTAGTCTGCTgtaaggccatgaactcttgctgcatccgctgctgctccaccttaggcacatattgttcctcgaacctctccacaaattgggcccaagacatgGCCCTCACTTCGTCTTCGATCAATAGAGCGGTGATGGTGTTCCACTATGTCTTTCCCCTTTTTCACTGCTGATTCATGGCGATCACTGCTTTGTACTAGTCCGGACACCCAACACTTATGAAGGCGCCCTCAACATCTGACACCCAGGGCTTAGTAGCAACTGGGTCGGATTCACCATTCCAAAGAGGAGAGCTACACTTGTTGAACTTCTCGAAGTAGTATGCCGAATCCCGAACGGGCGGAGCCGATAACGCTCCCCCGGGAATAGCTGCGAGGCGCTCATCCAGAAGAGCTTTGACCTGGTTGATTATGTCATTAGTCACGCCCGGGATTAATTCATTGAAAGCGTTATTGAATTCCTCAGCGACAATATTCCTAACTTGCTccatttggagctgattaagGCGAGCAGGCGGAGCCATTGGTATTCACAGAAGAAGGAAATTCTTAGAAACAATTCAGCCTAGATATTTCTAGGAAGACAAAACACTCAGCTTGCCGAAAATTTTTCAACCTTGCCCCGACTCGAAACCGGCACCGATGTTTCAAATAGTAGGGGCccttctactaccttccacacaagttccaatttcgcattcgcgtctagtttcaaaatttccagttcgctctagccgttaattttacaactctctcacatgttaacactaactaagtgtgtaatctaatattttaaggctagtagaatccaattcatagtcaacaatttaacataaacatttaacataagaaataaggcttactTGGCTGGCTGACTGGTACACCGCGACATCTTTCACTACTAGTCTTCAGaaagtttgaaaaatattttaaaaagaaaataaactcttatagagcctcaaatttgagtctagaacatccacaagaatgcctagttccctcaaactgtggctctgataccaacttgtgacacccaaaatttttttgcaaaaattttaaacttttaaaacccatcttaaattaaattaaaacaactgaaatagtcataacataatccatcaacttaataatcatataaaataagtgcggaagtaataataataataaggtcccaacaaaataactagtagcgatgtcccgatgctccatgtcaagccttagcctctttaatcttaacacctgaaaagttataagggaaaaacgtaagcacgaagcttagtgaattcaaacacagacattgtactaacattcatatttactagccctaatccattttccaattataatgataaaggcaaagaacgaatcaatgtctatattacgagaaggacttgtaggtttgaaccgcaccgggaagatcccgtatcatttggccctaatcaccgcacctcacgaagagtattacgttggtgatcttacctacccaccgcaccggtaaatctgtatcctttggtggtgtccccatatccataattagttacatacagtgcacatgtacgaattaaaacaatacttatatagcattcttttataataaattcaaataatcacacacgagctaactagcaaacacaatcatcaatacaacggtgtgagagaactcaccttgagtgagtattaaggatggataacaatcaaataatgctaccaagcttgagcaaacttcaaaacctcacctaagaaggactaaaggttagaaaggagaagtaacgaagctatgagttgagaaaagagtaatcacagcaaggtctctaaaacagacctgctgttcaaaatggatttactccaaaatctaaaacagaaacatagctttaaataaattttataggaaactatgattgctctggattccacaactataaagaactcattctaactccaaaagatgaattaaatatgaattttataaaatggtgtatcacttctgtctccaacaatacagtcaagtgatgttggccaattctacccaacttgtgtgTAGAATtagtccaaaagaaaattaagagatGTAAAGGACATAgaagtgaaagtctcagagttggaattgaatgaaaagcatctctcaaactccatatataaaattcacattgtggacaatcacagcactagcaaaagctggtgactgcccactgacctggagtgtggatccattatacccaatttataattggaaataacaccccatattatccagatcttaaattcataatataaggaacatatagaaacttggaatcactctggatccttttccaagccttataaatgatgaaaacacaatgacatatcagaacagacccggatcagacctaacagcaaagattccattctttcacatagataaatcccttatcagtgaggttggccttcttaagaaagttagccaacatttgtgaacttttggaactggtttggggtccgtttgagttctagagctccagatatgatttttacaaaatgactacagatctgatggaaaacagaatcgtagccacccgtgattcctgtttggcttatccatccttctccttttgaaacacattttaagatgtgttcgtcatcccaattcagtccccatgataatggtggaactaaaaagggttagggatcattaggatttcatttatccacaaggatgtaataataatcaacatgaaaataaacataagcacataaaatcatcattctcccttttagggtttccatgatcttttgcca is part of the Lactuca sativa cultivar Salinas chromosome 7, Lsat_Salinas_v11, whole genome shotgun sequence genome and harbors:
- the LOC128127201 gene encoding uncharacterized protein LOC128127201 is translated as MLICYNCKKPGHHWKNCRDPPASAVPHITSAIPVCYHCNETGHKKPECPKLKTGKGDRGTNPAIASSSKGTIMVTRGRAHQMTVEEPVITTTVADTYLLDSKPDVVMFDSGATHSFVSHTFINRLGRSIGKLAHPMVVDVVDNRTIYVTDVYRGCTLEFSGVEFPIDLIPIAMRELCVIVGMDWLDAFDAEIHFRKKQVRVRNPRGGELIIQGDIPRLAMASCSFAIALDDIPIVSDFNDVFP